Proteins from a single region of Vibrio sp. DW001:
- a CDS encoding ABC transporter substrate-binding protein produces the protein MLRCLLILLALVSVPEALAYERIVLLAPAAGDILIRLGVQDKVVGVTRSNDDFPNALKVGSHIKPNVELLKGLKPDLLIISSNRFFSEYMSQQLDVEVMKYDPVTLDQILTQITSLGERVNRPSEANKLVQELVHVREQIQPLKQRPRVVFEVTESPFMVAGDKSIVNGIIGAAGGDLIAPTGRKVAKFNIESILIEDPDYYIYQIGPMNKRPTLPSNRPNYSILSSKFMQVDQLEFSRANTRSFYLSLELNHRFNTQQ, from the coding sequence ATGTTACGGTGTCTTCTGATACTACTAGCTTTAGTTTCTGTTCCTGAAGCTTTAGCCTACGAAAGAATTGTCCTACTTGCACCCGCAGCTGGTGACATATTGATTAGACTTGGCGTTCAGGACAAGGTGGTCGGCGTTACTCGCAGTAACGACGACTTCCCCAATGCGCTAAAGGTAGGTTCTCACATCAAGCCAAATGTCGAGTTACTAAAAGGCCTAAAACCTGACCTTCTTATCATCAGTTCAAACCGATTTTTTTCTGAGTATATGTCGCAACAACTGGACGTAGAGGTGATGAAGTACGACCCCGTCACATTGGACCAAATCCTTACGCAGATAACAAGCTTAGGTGAACGGGTAAATAGACCGTCTGAGGCCAATAAACTTGTCCAAGAGCTTGTTCATGTTCGCGAACAAATTCAACCATTGAAGCAAAGACCAAGAGTGGTGTTTGAAGTAACAGAAAGCCCATTTATGGTGGCAGGAGATAAGAGCATAGTGAATGGTATTATCGGCGCTGCGGGCGGTGACCTTATCGCACCCACGGGGCGCAAGGTTGCCAAATTTAACATCGAAAGCATTCTGATTGAGGACCCAGATTACTATATTTATCAAATCGGGCCTATGAACAAACGTCCTACTCTGCCGTCAAATAGACCAAACTACAGTATACTCAGTAGTAAATTTATGCAGGTGGATCAATTAGAGTTTTCACGGGCAAACACTCGGTCTTTCTATCTATCATTGGAACTAAATCATCGATTTAACACACAGCAATAA
- a CDS encoding ABC transporter ATP-binding protein, translated as MANIKIQNLEYRRSDFSLNVPSLTIASGEKVALMGENGCGKSTLINLLAGLIETPQQSIFYQQQPLEEIAHSTRARLFSVLPQFSDISFPFSVLEVALLGRYVHLKTNEFQQQDKDKTIELLKLLDIEQYKKRSYSDLSGGEKRRVMLARVLNQEAPIIYLDEPNSSLDIRHTLEIFDHLHQLPQTVITSVHDINLAYRYFERFLFFKKGELIYDVLRDQVTPQLLSEVYDVTVSSDTTSFSFCS; from the coding sequence ATGGCTAATATCAAGATTCAAAATCTAGAATATCGCAGAAGCGATTTCTCCCTTAACGTCCCTTCATTAACCATTGCATCTGGTGAGAAAGTGGCACTAATGGGCGAGAACGGTTGCGGAAAAAGTACATTGATAAATTTGCTTGCTGGGTTAATCGAAACCCCTCAACAATCCATATTTTATCAGCAACAACCATTGGAAGAGATCGCCCACTCGACGCGAGCGAGACTGTTTTCCGTTCTACCCCAGTTTTCAGATATCTCATTTCCGTTTAGCGTCCTAGAGGTTGCGCTGCTCGGAAGATATGTACACTTGAAAACCAATGAGTTCCAACAACAAGATAAAGACAAGACCATCGAGCTACTGAAGTTACTGGATATCGAACAGTATAAGAAACGCAGTTATTCAGACCTCTCTGGCGGTGAAAAACGTCGAGTGATGTTAGCGCGCGTGTTAAATCAGGAAGCCCCGATTATCTATTTAGATGAGCCCAACTCCAGCTTAGATATCCGTCATACATTAGAGATATTTGACCACCTACACCAGTTGCCACAGACGGTCATCACTTCTGTGCACGATATCAATCTTGCGTATCGCTATTTTGAACGGTTCCTTTTCTTTAAAAAAGGGGAGCTTATTTATGATGTCCTTAGGGACCAAGTTACCCCACAACTACTCTCCGAGGTCTACGATGTTACGGTGTCTTCTGATACTACTAGCTTTAGTTTCTGTTCCTGA
- a CDS encoding iron ABC transporter permease codes for MRWTLVTIFIICMLLSTLIGPNWINPFDMSQIEYKILTELRVPRVLFSAVIGAMLGLSGSIYQLTLKNPLADSFTTGAASSSALGAVLAISLGMPVHFVSVFAFITGLGGLTMVYRMSLTAGRINPITMILAGVVMNVVASAVISFSKYYFEDSLNSIVYWLMGGIFMVNLERLTICTLLFSGVFFYLHRNSMKLNILALDEHSAQSLGVNVHRLRSKVFIASTLLVSVAVSFSGIIGFVGLIVPHISRSLFGSDMKHNIFYSSLFGAFLLMASDTIARVIIPGGAELPVGIMTAVFGGAFFFYLLKHRREHFWNG; via the coding sequence ATGAGGTGGACATTAGTTACTATCTTTATTATTTGTATGCTGCTTTCAACGCTGATCGGTCCCAATTGGATCAATCCTTTTGATATGTCGCAGATCGAATACAAAATTCTGACCGAACTTCGAGTACCTAGAGTGTTATTTTCGGCCGTTATCGGTGCCATGCTCGGTCTTAGCGGCAGCATCTATCAACTTACGCTGAAAAACCCTTTGGCAGACAGCTTTACCACTGGCGCGGCTTCATCCTCAGCATTGGGGGCCGTGTTAGCCATTTCCCTTGGTATGCCGGTTCACTTTGTCTCTGTATTTGCTTTTATAACAGGGTTAGGTGGACTCACTATGGTTTATCGAATGTCCCTGACAGCCGGACGGATTAATCCAATTACGATGATCTTAGCCGGGGTCGTTATGAATGTGGTCGCTTCTGCGGTGATAAGCTTTTCTAAGTACTATTTTGAGGACTCATTAAACTCTATTGTCTATTGGTTAATGGGGGGCATTTTTATGGTCAACCTAGAAAGGCTAACCATCTGCACCTTATTGTTTTCGGGCGTCTTCTTTTATCTGCACCGCAATTCAATGAAACTGAACATCTTGGCTCTAGATGAACACTCGGCACAGAGCCTTGGTGTCAATGTCCATCGCCTCCGTTCAAAAGTGTTTATCGCCTCGACCTTACTGGTTTCTGTGGCGGTCAGCTTTTCAGGGATTATCGGCTTTGTTGGTCTCATCGTTCCTCATATCTCTCGCAGTCTTTTTGGCAGCGATATGAAACATAATATCTTTTATTCCAGTTTGTTTGGTGCGTTTCTGCTTATGGCATCGGATACGATTGCGAGAGTGATAATCCCAGGCGGGGCGGAGCTACCAGTCGGTATTATGACGGCGGTATTCGGTGGTGCGTTCTTCTTCTATCTGTTAAAGCACCGAAGGGAGCACTTCTGGAATGGCTAA
- a CDS encoding ABC transporter permease: MLDGVVGIYYRECTVLKKKIIRVILAAAVPPFLYLMAFGYGVGKGTTIEGIEYLTFLLPGLLAMSSMNHSYNIASEINISRFYLKIFEEYLLSPNQRWQIVAGEVAYGVTKGMIPVAVVAIYSVFCGISLHFSIQFALALLLHLVAFALIGFIISLKMKNHRDQATMNSFVITPMMFLSGTFFPVDQMPMIIQILAKFSPLTYSADLIRSSLLDTPFNTSSLAILFVLTLILLFVANRIVYKVEA; this comes from the coding sequence ATGCTTGATGGTGTCGTAGGCATTTACTATCGGGAATGCACCGTATTAAAGAAAAAGATTATCCGTGTCATATTGGCAGCAGCGGTTCCTCCGTTCCTATATCTGATGGCATTCGGCTATGGCGTAGGCAAAGGAACCACTATTGAAGGTATCGAATATCTCACATTTTTGTTACCGGGACTTTTAGCGATGTCGAGCATGAACCATAGCTATAATATCGCGAGCGAAATCAATATCAGTCGTTTCTATCTGAAGATATTTGAGGAGTACCTGTTGTCACCTAACCAGCGGTGGCAAATCGTGGCTGGCGAAGTGGCTTATGGCGTCACCAAAGGCATGATTCCCGTCGCTGTCGTGGCAATTTATAGCGTTTTTTGTGGTATCAGTTTACATTTCTCAATTCAGTTTGCCTTGGCATTACTGCTGCATCTGGTTGCCTTTGCGCTTATCGGTTTTATCATCTCACTCAAGATGAAAAATCATAGAGATCAGGCGACCATGAATTCATTTGTGATTACCCCGATGATGTTTCTTTCTGGCACATTTTTTCCTGTCGACCAGATGCCCATGATTATTCAGATACTGGCTAAGTTTTCCCCACTAACTTACAGCGCAGATCTCATTCGCTCTTCTCTGTTGGATACCCCATTTAACACCTCATCATTGGCTATATTGTTTGTTCTAACTCTCATATTGTTGTTTGTTGCCAATCGAATTGTATATAAGGTCGAAGCATGA
- a CDS encoding ABC transporter ATP-binding protein codes for MISDQHHTDDAFIEVKSLTRYFGKSKAVDEMSFSLRCGEVCAFLGPNGAGKTTTIKMMTGLLEPDSGQVLYEKIENRSNRHELRRLIGVVPQHNNVDRELTSVENLKVHGLLYKMRGADLTQAIDECLEFAGLTEHKDKPASKLSGGMKRKLVIARALMHKPKILFLDEPTVGLDPHSRRKMWSFLNKINKERNCTIFLTTHYIEEAERLADRVIFIDSGKIITQGTAENLKHNLGRYVLEIETEDFHQEFFDNREQALEKLADISHEPLETRSKKTRVRETSVRETTLEDVFLHFTGKRLIKNA; via the coding sequence ATGATTTCAGACCAACATCACACCGACGACGCTTTCATTGAGGTTAAATCATTGACCCGGTATTTTGGTAAAAGCAAGGCTGTCGATGAGATGAGTTTTTCCCTTCGTTGCGGAGAAGTGTGCGCCTTTCTGGGGCCGAATGGAGCAGGAAAAACCACAACAATCAAAATGATGACTGGGCTGCTCGAACCCGACTCTGGTCAGGTTCTGTATGAGAAGATAGAAAATCGCTCTAACAGACATGAACTGAGGCGATTAATCGGGGTCGTACCTCAACACAATAATGTTGACCGAGAACTAACCTCTGTTGAAAACCTTAAGGTTCACGGCCTATTGTACAAAATGCGCGGCGCTGACCTTACACAGGCTATCGATGAGTGCCTTGAGTTCGCCGGGCTAACAGAGCATAAAGACAAACCCGCCTCAAAACTATCGGGTGGAATGAAGCGAAAACTGGTTATCGCACGCGCATTGATGCACAAGCCGAAAATCTTGTTTTTGGATGAGCCTACAGTGGGTTTAGACCCCCATAGTCGAAGGAAAATGTGGTCTTTTCTCAATAAAATAAACAAAGAACGTAACTGCACTATTTTTCTCACTACTCACTATATCGAGGAAGCAGAACGATTAGCGGATCGCGTTATCTTTATAGATAGCGGGAAAATAATCACACAAGGAACCGCAGAAAACCTCAAGCACAACTTGGGACGCTATGTTCTTGAAATAGAAACCGAGGATTTTCATCAGGAGTTTTTCGATAACCGAGAGCAAGCGTTGGAAAAACTCGCTGATATCTCTCACGAACCTTTGGAAACCCGTTCGAAGAAAACGAGAGTAAGAGAAACCAGCGTCAGAGAAACCACATTGGAAGATGTTTTCCTCCATTTCACTGGAAAAAGGTTAATAAAGAATGCTTGA
- a CDS encoding sirohydrochlorin cobaltochelatase: MLNSKCFNGMFNIHNIPRKALKIISIGLLTTLPIIPVTHASDSPAKTEKSAIVLAAFGTSYDTAIGSLIGIQEQVQNAYPDTPVRFAFTSSIIRKIWHRRASDDEYQKNHPEVPQGFYQVKNVLGTMADLQNEGYKNIVVQTTLLSHGEEFIDLKATVDALASIQTIKEKWKPFNKVVLGRPLMGTWGSHNPYREDLDQLAEALASDVKRAKENNTALIYMGHGNDHLSTGLYYELQEVMNKRYPDVNIYVGLVEGYPNFDNIMEQLKRDAIQSVAVKPLMVVAGDHASNDMAGDDDDSWKVMLSKQNIKVTPLLEGLGSKESIQKIYLQHLVDAAKDANITLR, translated from the coding sequence ATGTTAAATTCTAAATGTTTTAATGGCATGTTTAATATACATAACATACCGCGCAAGGCACTAAAGATCATCTCTATCGGGCTATTGACCACCTTGCCTATTATCCCTGTTACTCACGCTTCGGATTCTCCCGCTAAAACAGAAAAATCTGCTATTGTACTCGCCGCATTTGGTACAAGCTATGACACGGCAATCGGGTCACTTATTGGTATACAAGAACAGGTACAAAACGCCTACCCTGATACTCCCGTCCGATTTGCATTTACCTCGAGTATTATCCGTAAAATCTGGCATAGACGCGCATCGGATGATGAGTATCAAAAAAATCATCCCGAGGTACCACAAGGTTTTTACCAAGTTAAAAACGTACTCGGTACGATGGCTGATCTGCAAAACGAAGGCTATAAGAATATCGTGGTTCAAACGACGCTGTTGTCGCACGGTGAAGAGTTTATCGATCTTAAAGCCACTGTCGACGCTCTGGCTTCCATTCAGACAATAAAAGAGAAATGGAAACCGTTTAATAAAGTCGTTCTTGGCCGCCCATTAATGGGCACATGGGGGTCACACAATCCGTACCGAGAAGACTTAGACCAACTGGCTGAAGCACTCGCTAGCGATGTGAAACGAGCAAAGGAAAACAATACTGCTTTGATCTATATGGGTCATGGCAACGACCATCTTTCTACTGGTCTCTATTATGAATTGCAAGAGGTGATGAATAAACGTTACCCCGACGTAAATATCTATGTTGGCCTAGTGGAAGGTTATCCTAACTTCGATAATATAATGGAGCAGTTAAAACGCGACGCAATACAAAGTGTTGCCGTAAAACCGCTAATGGTCGTGGCTGGAGACCATGCAAGCAACGATATGGCTGGTGATGATGATGACTCATGGAAAGTGATGTTGTCGAAGCAAAACATCAAAGTAACCCCTTTACTCGAGGGACTAGGTAGCAAAGAATCCATTCAAAAGATCTATCTTCAACACCTCGTCGACGCGGCAAAAGACGCCAACATAACGCTACGTTAA
- a CDS encoding cobalt-precorrin-5B (C(1))-methyltransferase produces the protein MGKLKRSKSNKELRWGYTTGACAAAAARAAVRMLISDNPFSQIDIQLPNRDLVTFQLVRLERIVERQTEQVLAGIIKDGGDDPDCTHGLEIQCTAKWSRYPGIQLKGGEGIATVTLPGLELPVGEPAINPIPRANILEMVRLEWDHLTSTFPPNNNNDLGEPHSGLELTISAPGGVEAAKQTISERLGLIGGISILGTRGTVKPFSTSAYAASVRQSVQVAKSNGLEHVILTTGSRSEKSAIKQWPELTELAFIQAGDFIGVGLRAAKRFHVKRVTLVVMIGKLGKLISGRMMTHVSGHAIDFKHLSNLAREANVSSFLCDKISDANTGRHVLELVRENRPELFLERLCQEAKMHADHYVTYDLGIDVILIDFDGKPLARYPDVNSISNPTKPIDQLSGEKTWTQ, from the coding sequence GTGGGTAAATTAAAGCGTTCGAAAAGCAATAAAGAGCTGCGCTGGGGCTATACCACCGGGGCTTGTGCGGCGGCGGCGGCTCGCGCGGCAGTTCGGATGCTTATTTCGGATAATCCGTTCTCTCAAATAGACATTCAACTTCCCAATCGAGACTTGGTGACATTTCAACTGGTTCGTTTAGAACGAATCGTTGAACGACAAACCGAACAAGTACTTGCCGGTATTATTAAAGATGGGGGAGATGACCCCGACTGTACCCATGGCCTAGAGATTCAGTGTACGGCTAAATGGAGTCGCTATCCCGGCATTCAACTCAAAGGCGGGGAAGGGATCGCGACTGTGACGCTTCCGGGGCTTGAACTTCCGGTCGGTGAACCTGCTATCAACCCGATACCTAGGGCCAATATCCTCGAAATGGTGCGGCTAGAGTGGGATCATTTAACGTCAACATTTCCACCAAACAACAATAATGATTTAGGCGAACCACATTCTGGGCTTGAACTTACTATTTCGGCTCCCGGAGGAGTAGAAGCCGCGAAACAGACCATCAGTGAAAGGCTAGGTTTGATTGGTGGAATCTCTATTTTGGGTACGCGTGGAACGGTAAAGCCATTCTCTACATCTGCTTATGCGGCGTCAGTGAGACAGTCGGTTCAGGTTGCGAAAAGCAATGGTTTAGAACACGTTATCTTAACCACGGGTAGCCGTTCAGAAAAATCGGCGATCAAGCAATGGCCAGAGCTGACAGAATTGGCGTTTATTCAGGCCGGCGATTTTATTGGCGTTGGGTTAAGAGCGGCGAAACGCTTTCACGTAAAGCGGGTCACCTTGGTGGTCATGATCGGTAAATTAGGCAAATTAATTTCCGGTCGAATGATGACTCATGTATCTGGTCATGCTATCGATTTCAAGCACCTTAGCAATCTTGCCAGAGAGGCAAATGTATCCTCTTTCTTATGCGATAAAATTTCTGACGCCAACACCGGACGCCATGTGTTAGAACTGGTTAGAGAAAACCGACCAGAGTTGTTTCTTGAGCGCTTGTGTCAGGAGGCAAAAATGCATGCGGATCATTATGTAACCTATGACCTAGGTATCGACGTCATTTTAATCGATTTCGATGGCAAACCCTTAGCCCGATATCCCGATGTAAATTCTATATCAAACCCCACCAAACCTATTGACCAACTTTCAGGTGAAAAGACATGGACACAATGA
- a CDS encoding precorrin-8X methylmutase — MDTMKQMTQQGQVIENDSFSIIDHEVHQIHGGHPFDEKQWPVVRRAIHTTGDFEFAQLFRFGDGAVEAGIDALKAGCAIISDVTMITSGLSAQRLSVYKNDTHCFISDEEVITIAKSKGETRAIWAMRRARDLGLLDGAIIGIGNAPTALFEVLRMVEAEEIKPALIVGIPVGFVKAKESKQALIDQSKVPYIASVGRKGGSPIVVSTIHALLYQTV; from the coding sequence ATGGACACAATGAAACAGATGACCCAACAAGGGCAGGTAATTGAGAATGACTCGTTCTCAATTATCGATCACGAGGTCCACCAAATTCACGGTGGTCACCCGTTTGACGAGAAGCAGTGGCCGGTTGTGCGAAGGGCTATTCATACCACGGGTGATTTCGAGTTTGCTCAGTTGTTTCGGTTTGGTGATGGGGCAGTGGAAGCAGGAATTGACGCGCTAAAAGCGGGTTGTGCAATTATTAGTGATGTGACGATGATCACCAGTGGTTTAAGCGCCCAGCGACTATCGGTATATAAAAATGATACCCACTGTTTTATCAGTGACGAGGAGGTAATTACCATTGCAAAATCGAAGGGTGAAACTAGAGCTATTTGGGCTATGCGCCGAGCACGGGATCTGGGCTTATTGGATGGTGCGATAATTGGCATCGGTAATGCCCCTACTGCTTTGTTTGAAGTTCTAAGGATGGTGGAAGCGGAGGAGATAAAACCGGCACTAATCGTTGGTATCCCTGTTGGGTTTGTTAAAGCTAAAGAGTCCAAACAGGCCCTCATTGACCAGAGCAAAGTGCCTTATATTGCAAGTGTCGGCCGTAAAGGCGGCAGCCCTATTGTGGTGTCGACTATTCACGCACTTCTTTATCAAACGGTATAA